In Erigeron canadensis isolate Cc75 chromosome 6, C_canadensis_v1, whole genome shotgun sequence, the following are encoded in one genomic region:
- the LOC122604877 gene encoding protein FAR-RED IMPAIRED RESPONSE 1-like, whose amino-acid sequence MNKGFNTFVVESGGYENVPFTEKDCRNYIDKVKRLKFGEGDAEAIQSYFTKVQSSDRDFFYMWDLDDENRLKSLFWADARCRAAYEEFGDVITFDTTYLTNEYEMPMAPFVGVNHHGQSILLGCGLISNEDNETFTWLFRSWLACMSGRPPQAIITYQDQAMKNAIQNVFPDARHRWCLWHIMRKLLEKLGIHKKYKFIKYKLKKVVYDSFVPSEFEDAWNIMLESESINAFFDKYVNKKTTLKQFVEQYENALRDRAEKENKEDFNSYNTHYPPITRYAMEEQMREIFTHAKFKEFTEELTGKMYCGIGSLKTQDGISEYEVIEDVMVNGNLIKKPFVVSFKKGDSGEESDVRCICRLFEYRGMLCRHALTVLINENINLVPDKYILRRWRKDVKRRHTKVKVTYNDWVDSDEGRRYSRMCSAFSMVADLASKLEEKCNLVLNRVSEIMSEVSSKKTVHDNFICTPGQSTSPKNSTKILDPLVVRRKGRPMTKRLKSHVEQIITKKPKKKKKLTEVGDEEVGCEVDNDLPKKKRTMKEKAKNQNENVYPSTGDASQSVYANSQPHYSGFLPSYPMQHHQFHVQSRDMFHQVSPQQYVGFQVQKSSQGGVPDASLNPPNTQPSKFNN is encoded by the exons ATGAATAAAGGTTTCAATACCTTTGTCGTGGAGAGTGGGGGATATGAAAATGTACCATTTACGGAAAAGGATTGTCGCAACTACATTGACAAAGTGAAACGGTTGAAGTTTGGAGAAGGTGATGCTGAAGCAATTCAAAGTTATTTCACGAAGGTGCAATCATCTGATCGTGATTTTTTTTACATGTGGgatttagatgatgaaaatcGACTAAAGAGTTTGTTTTGGGCTGATGCGAGGTGTAGAGCAGCTTATGAGGAATTTGGTGATGTAATCACATTCGATACTACATATCTTACAAATGAGTATGAGATGCCAATGGCTCCATTTGTAGGAGTAAATCATCATGGACAATCAATATTGCTTGGTTGCGGATTGATTTCAAATGAAGATAATGAGACATTCACATGGCTATTCCGGTCATGGCTTGCATGTATGTCTGGACGTCCTCCTCAAGCCATTATCACATATCAAGACCAAGCTATGAAGAACGCAATACAAAATGTATTTCCTGATGCACGTCATAG GTGGTGTTTATGGCATATCATGAGAAAACTACTTGAAAAGTTAGGCATCCATAAGAAATACAAATTTATTAAGTACAAGCTTAAAAAGGTTGTGTATGATTCTTTTGTTCCTAGTGAATTTGAAGATGCATGGAATATAATGCTAGAGAG CGAGAGTATTAATGCATTTTTTGACaaatatgtaaacaaaaaaaCTACCTTGAAGCAATTTGTCGAACAGTACGAAAATGCATTAAGGGATAGGGCCgagaaagaaaacaaagaagATTTTAATTCTTACAATACACACTATCCACCAATTACCCGCTATGCCATGGAAGAACAAATGAGGGAAATTTTCACCCATGCTAAGTTTAAAGAATTTACAGAAGAATTAACAGGAAAAATGTATTGTGGGATAGGTTCTTTAAAAACGCAAGATGGGATTTCAGAATATGAAGTAATTGAGGATGTAATGGTCAATGGAAATTTAATAAAGAAACCATTTgttgtttctttcaaaaaggGTGATTCAGGGGAAGAATCTGATGTGAGATGTATTTGTCGCTTGTTTGAGTACCGTGGAATGTTGTGTAGGCATGCACTTACCGTACTTATCAATGAGAATATAAATTTAGTGCCAGATAAATACATATTGCGAAGATGGAGAAAAGATGTCAAGCGGAGACATACTAAGGTTAAAGTAACTTATAATGATTGGGTTGACTCAGATGAGGGGCGTCGTTATAGTAGAATGTGTAGTGCTTTCTCAATGGTGGCAGACTTGGCATCTAAATTAGAAGAAAAATGCAATCTTGTACTTAACCGAGTGAGTGAAATAATGAGTGAAGTTTCAAGTAAAAAAACTGTTCATGATAACTTCATATGTACCCCGGGGCAGAGTACTTCTCCAAAGAATAGCACAAAGATTCTCGATCCGTTGGTAGTGCGAAGAAAAGGCCGTCCTATGACTAAGAGACTCAAGTCCCACGTTGAACAAATTATTACAAAAAAGCCGAAAAAGAAGAAG AAATTGACTGAAGTTGGAGATGAAGAAGTTGGTTGTGAAGTTGATAATGATTTACCAAAGAAAAAACGTACAATGAAGGAAAAAGCG aaaaatcaaaatgagaACGTTTACCCTAGTACGGGTGATGCAAGTCAGAGCGTTTATGCTAATTCCCAGCCTCACTATAGTGGATTTCTTCCAAGCTATCCTATGCAACATCATCAGTTTCATGTGCAATCTAGAGACATGTTCCACCAAGTTTCTCCACAACAATATGTAGGATTTCAAGTGCAGAAATCATCACAAGGGGGCGTTCCTGATGCATCATTGAATCCTCCGAATACACAGCCCTCCAAATTCAACAATTAG